In Chlamydomonas reinhardtii strain CC-503 cw92 mt+ chromosome 3, whole genome shotgun sequence, the following proteins share a genomic window:
- a CDS encoding haloacid dehalogenase-like hydrolase family protein, with protein sequence MLSAHTSSLRGATAVKRCVAAPVRSIRSAVVARASKSQLPDALLFDCDGVLVDTERDGHRISFNEAFKRKGLGQHEWDVDLYGELLEIGGGKERMTKYFNDHLDKEPFKSTKDAAARKALVAELHLLKTDLFMDLVDGGAMPLRPGVARLVGEAIAAGVPVAVCSTSNERAVSNIVRVMLGPEVARVMRVFAGDVVPKKKPAPDIYLLAARELRVDPARCVVIEDSGIGLRAAKAAGMTCVVTKSSYTQDEDFTGADAVFPSLGGDSDAGQVTLNRLCNIMSASSANVRA encoded by the exons ATGCTTAGCGCTCATACTAGCTCGCTCCGTGGTGCAACTGCGGTGAAGCGCTGCGTCGCAGCGCCGGTTCGGTCCATTCGCTCAGCGGTCGTTGCGCGCGCGAGCAAGtctcag CTGCCCGACGCGCTGCTGTTCGATTGCGACGGCGTGCTTGTGGACACGGAGCGCGACGGCCACCGCATCAGCTTCAACGAGGCGTTCAAGCGCAAGG GCCTGGGCCAGCACGAGTGGGATGTGGATCTGtacggcgagctgctggagatcggcggcggcaaggagcgCATGACCAAGTACTTCAAT GACCATCTCGACAAGGAGCCCTTCAAGAGCACCAAG GACGCGGCTGCCCGCAAGGCGCTGGTCGCGGAGCTGCACCTGCTTAAGACCGACCTGTTCATGGAcctggtggacggcggcgccatgccgctgcggccgggcgtggcgcggctggtcg GCGAGGCCATCGCCGCGGGAGTGCCAGTGGCTGTGTGCTCCACCTCCAACGAGCGCGCGGTGTCCAACATCGTGCGGGTGATGCTGGGtcccgaggtggcgcgcgtGATGCGCGTGTTCgcgg GCGACGTGGTGCCCAAGAAGAAGCCCGCCCCCGACATCTACCTACTGGCAGCCCGCGAGCTGCGAGTCGACCCAGCCCG GTGTGTCGTGATTGAGGACTCGGGCATCGGCCTCCGGGCAGCCAAGGCCGCGGGCATGAC CTGCGTGGTCACCAAGTCCAGCTACACGCAGGATGAGGACTTCACGGGGGCCGATGCAGTGTTCCCCTCGCTTGGGGGAGACAGCGACGcg GGTCAGGTCACACTCAACCGCCTGTGCAACATCATGTCAGCTTCCTCTGCCAACGTGCGGGCGTGA